A single genomic interval of Candidatus Hydrogenedentota bacterium harbors:
- a CDS encoding BlaI/MecI/CopY family transcriptional regulator, translating into MMGKSRKERLPELSRLEREIMQVVWALGECSSSEVIAAHTREPALAATTIKTVLANLRKKGYVAVVPSTERGYRLRPTVAREQVARRSIRGLVADFFDGSPRHAVAYLLNDPDITAEDLEEIRRMVETRNKERE; encoded by the coding sequence ATGATGGGCAAGAGCAGGAAAGAGCGGCTGCCGGAGTTGTCCCGGCTGGAGCGGGAGATCATGCAGGTGGTGTGGGCGCTGGGGGAGTGCTCATCGTCGGAGGTGATCGCGGCGCACACGCGGGAGCCCGCGCTGGCGGCGACGACGATCAAGACGGTGCTGGCGAACCTGCGGAAGAAGGGGTATGTGGCGGTGGTGCCGAGCACGGAGCGGGGGTACCGGCTGCGGCCCACGGTGGCCCGGGAACAGGTGGCGCGGCGCTCCATCCGGGGGCTGGTGGCCGATTTCTTTGACGGGTCGCCGCGGCATGCGGTGGCCTATCTGCTGAACGACCCGGACATCACGGCGGAGGACTTGGAGGAAATCCGCCGGATGGTCGAAACACGCAACAAGGAAAGGGAGTGA
- a CDS encoding D-tyrosyl-tRNA(Tyr) deacylase codes for MRAVVQRVSEASVEVDGAVVGATGPGFLVLLGVEEGDTSADADYLAEKIAGLRVFNDADGKMNLSLGDTGGGVLLISQFTLHGDCRRGKRPSFITAARPETAVPLYERTAERLRARGVPVATGVFGAHMAVRLVNDGPVTLLLDSRKGF; via the coding sequence ATGCGCGCCGTGGTCCAGCGGGTCTCCGAGGCCTCCGTGGAGGTGGACGGCGCCGTGGTCGGCGCGACGGGCCCGGGCTTCCTCGTGCTGCTGGGGGTGGAGGAGGGCGACACGTCCGCGGACGCGGACTACCTCGCGGAGAAGATCGCGGGCCTGCGGGTCTTCAACGACGCCGACGGCAAGATGAACCTGTCGCTGGGGGACACCGGCGGCGGCGTGCTGCTCATCTCGCAGTTCACGCTGCACGGCGACTGCCGCCGGGGAAAACGCCCGTCGTTCATCACGGCGGCGCGGCCTGAGACCGCCGTCCCCCTCTACGAGCGGACGGCGGAGCGGCTCCGCGCGCGGGGTGTCCCCGTGGCCACGGGCGTCTTCGGCGCGCACATGGCGGTGCGCCTGGTGAACGACGGCCCCGTGACGCTCCTGCTCGACTCGCGGAAAGGATTCTAG